In Necator americanus strain Aroian chromosome IV, whole genome shotgun sequence, the following proteins share a genomic window:
- a CDS encoding hypothetical protein (NECATOR_CHRIV.G15678.T2) has protein sequence MKETSGGQQPGETIAIFIPVPSPNLPILYSSSVAFPSFALKSPTTNFAEGGGEEWPDEVIGSRENRRNGRQMDRRPSYMDQGTTLRHFAKTVVNLSSGLLLARLPIPRSRNVECVELLLSLGTVPEDEPPLCIAVPRPVSPPRHYEGMINSGGLSNQYTDNLYSYAPQSTCSSSNPNGCNSAYLFCNTQVNACVGRIKPGSSCSLVNGVDPCYGVCQGGMCVAPSADAPRRILLPTLPPSASVVPVPDELCFNMNQCCGPWSARGECYRNPGVMRVVCPASCGWCTPRYNLGDNCVNRASTCQRFKLTGECTQNYQWMAENCRKECAYCQKTREQMCPELGPGVASDSPRTPTIVQQCTDSRPCCIDKLQRTCSTLPSLIKECGSAHLQSPQTPPSAPVQSDAQAYSPYSSK, from the exons caacagcccggcgagacgattgccattttcattccggtccctagtccaaatcttccaatcctgtattcctcttctgtggcctttcctagttttgcgttgaagtctccgacaacgaattt cgcagagggcggaggcgaagaatggccagacgaggtgataggatctcgtgagaatcgacgaaatggacgacagatgg atCGTCGCCCatcctatatggatcagggaaccaccttgcgacattttgccaagacggtggtgaatcttagcagtggtttactcttagctaggcttccgattccgagaagtcggaatgtcgaatgtgtcgaactccttctcagcttggggaccgtgccggaggacgaacctccgctgtgcatcgcagttccacgcccagtgtcacctccacgccactatga AGGTATGATAAATTCTGGAGGATTAAGTAATCAGTATACAGACAACCTGTACTCTTACGCTCCTCAGTCGACATGTTCGTCTTCAAATCCAAATGGCTGCAATTCAGC ATATCTGTTTTGCAACACTCAGGTGAATGCGTGTGTTGGCCGTATTAAGCCGGGATCGTCGTGCTCTCTTGTCAACG GCGTTGATCCTTGCTACGGAGTTTGTCAAGGAGGAATGTGCGTTGCTCCAAGT GCTGATGCTCCTCGACGAATTCTTCTGCCAACATTACCACCGAGTGCTTCTGTGGTGCCTGTGCCTGATGAA TTGTGCTTCAACATGAATCAATGCTGTGGTCCATGGAGCGCCCGCGGTGAGTGCTATAGAAATCCAGGGGTAATGCGTGTCGTATGCCCTGCATCATGTGGATGGTGTACTCCCCGTTACAATCTTGGTGATA ATTGCGTGAACCGAGCTAGCACATGTCAAAGGTTCAAGCTGACCGGCGAATGTACCCAAAACTACCAGTGGATGGCAGAGAACTGCCGCAAAGAGTGTGCCTATTGCCAGAAAACAAGAGAACAGATGTGTCCAG AGTTAGGACCGGGTGTAGCCAGCGACTCGCCGAGAACTCCAACCATCGTCCAACAATGCACTGATAGCAGACCATGCTGCATAGATAAGTTGCAAAG AACCTGCTCTACGCTCCCTTCGCTGATTAAGGAATGCGGCAGTGCTCACTTACAATCACCACAGACACCACCTTCTGCACCAGTGCAGTCCGATGCACAAGCGTACTCACCgtattcttcaaaataa
- a CDS encoding hypothetical protein (NECATOR_CHRIV.G15678.T1): protein MDQGTTLRHFAKTVVNLSSGLLLARLPIPRSRNVECVELLLSLGTVPEDEPPLCIAVPRPVSPPRHYEGMINSGGLSNQYTDNLYSYAPQSTCSSSNPNGCNSAYLFCNTQVNACVGRIKPGSSCSLVNGVDPCYGVCQGGMCVAPSADAPRRILLPTLPPSASVVPVPDELCFNMNQCCGPWSARGECYRNPGVMRVVCPASCGWCTPRYNLGDNCVNRASTCQRFKLTGECTQNYQWMAENCRKECAYCQKTREQMCPELGPGVASDSPRTPTIVQQCTDSRPCCIDKLQRTCSTLPSLIKECGSAHLQSPQTPPSAPVQSDAQAYSPYSSK, encoded by the exons atggatcagggaaccaccttgcgacattttgccaagacggtggtgaatcttagcagtggtttactcttagctaggcttccgattccgagaagtcggaatgtcgaatgtgtcgaactccttctcagcttggggaccgtgccggaggacgaacctccgctgtgcatcgcagttccacgcccagtgtcacctccacgccactatga AGGTATGATAAATTCTGGAGGATTAAGTAATCAGTATACAGACAACCTGTACTCTTACGCTCCTCAGTCGACATGTTCGTCTTCAAATCCAAATGGCTGCAATTCAGC ATATCTGTTTTGCAACACTCAGGTGAATGCGTGTGTTGGCCGTATTAAGCCGGGATCGTCGTGCTCTCTTGTCAACG GCGTTGATCCTTGCTACGGAGTTTGTCAAGGAGGAATGTGCGTTGCTCCAAGT GCTGATGCTCCTCGACGAATTCTTCTGCCAACATTACCACCGAGTGCTTCTGTGGTGCCTGTGCCTGATGAA TTGTGCTTCAACATGAATCAATGCTGTGGTCCATGGAGCGCCCGCGGTGAGTGCTATAGAAATCCAGGGGTAATGCGTGTCGTATGCCCTGCATCATGTGGATGGTGTACTCCCCGTTACAATCTTGGTGATA ATTGCGTGAACCGAGCTAGCACATGTCAAAGGTTCAAGCTGACCGGCGAATGTACCCAAAACTACCAGTGGATGGCAGAGAACTGCCGCAAAGAGTGTGCCTATTGCCAGAAAACAAGAGAACAGATGTGTCCAG AGTTAGGACCGGGTGTAGCCAGCGACTCGCCGAGAACTCCAACCATCGTCCAACAATGCACTGATAGCAGACCATGCTGCATAGATAAGTTGCAAAG AACCTGCTCTACGCTCCCTTCGCTGATTAAGGAATGCGGCAGTGCTCACTTACAATCACCACAGACACCACCTTCTGCACCAGTGCAGTCCGATGCACAAGCGTACTCACCgtattcttcaaaataa